TAGGGAAAAAAAATCCATTTCGCTTCCTTGAATAATCCAATTTGTTCATTTGATCCATGAAATTCGCTCAATTTAATTCCTCAAACTATTTCAGACAGTCTCATCCACCCATAAATGAGATctattttcttttgttttttccCCCATAAAGGACACGAGTTGTAAAATATTTTAATTATTTATGGGGTGATAGAGGAAATTTGGGCTTACAATTGAAAACACTACGAAATGAAAAAAATCTCATTAGGCACAGATTGCACCAATTGAAGTAGTTTATGGGAGCAAATTAATCCAAAAGTTTTATCAAAGGGTCAATTAGAAAAATGATTATCCTAGATAGTAAACATATACTCCCTTCGAATATTTATAAACAATATTTTTCCATGGAAAAATGAAATTTTATTATCTGTTAATTACTTTATCTTTTGTTGATATATATGCATCCTACTTTGCAATAAAATTTCAAATGCACGTATTCCTCTCGTAATAAATCATATAAAATAATACATTTGCTCTTccttttttaaaaatatttgtGGGATGGATTGACACGAAAACTATCAGAGGGCAGCAACTTTTTCTTGAGAGGAAACACAACAAATGACCCAGAATTATCAGAGGGAAGAAGGCCGAGCAGTCGTCTGTCCAATCTTactattttctttctttttctctctctatttttttaaGATAACAGTTGTTTTCCTCAAAACGATGCTAACTAAGGAGAACGGCCCAAAATTACATGGGCCCAACACACTCCATGGAATTGAACAAATCAATCAAGCCCAAACTTAGCGGCCCGGCCTACTAGGGTTTCTCGCCCCCATCGGATAAATATCCTCCGCTTTCGCCTCCTCGCCCCTGTCGGCCGCCATCTCCCCCACTCTTAGGTTCTAggtcccctcgccgccgccgcctccggcctCGCGAGCTTGCCGAAATGGTCGCCCACAGGGTAAGCTTCtcttccgcgccgccgccttctccgCCTCCTCTCGATGCACCGCGTGTTTTCTCTACCGGGCGTGGGTGCTGACCTCGGCCGCTTTGTGGGATTTGTTTGGAGCGCGCAGTTCCATCAGTACCAGGTGGTGGGTCGCGCGCTGCCGACCCCCGGCGATGAGCACCCTAAGATCTACCGCATGAAGCTCTGGGCCACCAACGAGGTCCGCGCCAAGTCCAAGTTCTGGTCAGTGTCTTGTGCCCTCATGGCGATGCTCGCATCCTCTGATTGTTGCTTTGGTGTGCTTTTCTTGAAGACGGCTTGTGGGCTTGTGCGCGCGCAGGTACTTCCTGAGGAAGCTCAAGAAGGTGAAGAAGAGCAATGGCCAGGTTCTCGCCATCAACGAGGTACGACTCGTTCACCTCTTACCGGCAATGCTGCTTTGCTTTCTGAATTCATGTGGATCGAATGGTTTTGACGTTGCAAATATGCAGTAGATAGGTGTGTTGCGATTGCTAATCCAATGTCTTGGGGTTGATGCCCGCTCTAGCTGCATACATAATGATGTGCGTCTCTACCGATGGGTTAAACGCATTTGGAATGGTGTATTGTTGCGCTACTTACTACTAGTGAGTAGTGATTTGTTTAATATAGGTGCGCCCATTTGAGTATAAGATCTGAGATGGTAAACTTGTAATGATGAACCTTGTCTCAGGTCGATTGTGCGGAATGGGCTTTGCCCTTGGATTACTAGAGAGATGAGTTTGTGCTGTTCCACACTTAAGTGGTGATTGGATCCATTTCTGCAGAAGTTGCGATATATAATACTAATTTTCAGAAATAGAGTGTTTGAAACTTGTAAGCTTCCAACTTGCTAATGCATGCCAAAATCCTGCTGCAGCTGTCTGTCCAATGTAAAACATTCCACCTAGTAGTCCTGCTGTTGCAACTCACCCTACCCTACATGCTATTGTATGAGCCCTATTGACCAGACTTCGTAATAAGATCAGCGGTAGTCTGGCACTCTAGCATCATATTAGGTGATAAGGTTATGACAAGCTGATTCAAGTTTTTGAATAGGTTTCCTTGGTGATATTTTGACTAGCTGCAAGTAAATGTAGCTGTAATAGAGCTAGGTGAGGACAGGTGCTTCCTAGTTAATCAGCTGCTGAAAAGTTGTAGAAAATTTGAACTTGTTACATGTTGCTTCCTTCTAGCATTGGTTCTCCTTTATCATTGTAGTATTTGTTTTCTTTGTCATGTATACTTCTAAACATGGTTGGTACTTTTCAGATCTTTGAGCGTAACCCTACCACAATCAAGAACTACGGCATCTGGCTGCGCTACCAGAGCAGGACAGGTTACCACAACATGTACAAGGAGTACCGTGACACCACCTTGAATGGTGCTGTGGAGCAGATGTACAACGAGATGGCCTCCCGTCACCGTGTGAGGTCCCCCTGCATCCAAATCATTAAGACAGCAACGGTCCACTTCAAGCTCTGTAAGAGGGACAACACCAAGCAGTTCCACAATGCCAAGATTAAGTTCCCTCTTGTGTCCCGCTTGGTCAGACCACCAACCAGGAAGCTGAAGACGACCTTCAAGGCTTCAAGGCCCAACTTGTTCATGTGATCCAACTAACCCTGACTCCCTTCCTAATCTGTAATCGCAGACAGTTTGGAGGGTTGCTAGTTGAGGTTAATCGTATCTACTGCAACTTATTGTTTCTATGTTTTAGTTTTAGGTCCTTGTGGTGGCCTTTATTAGCTTGATGAATATCCTCTTTTCATTTCCCCTGTTTATCATAGCTGCCTTATAATGGATAATTCATATGCCTTCTGCTTTGGTGTTCATCATAAATGGTATTGTTTTCTTATGGCCTTGTGGCTGTAGTCTGCACAGTTGTCAAGTCTGTAGCAACATGATGTGGTTGACGTAGTTTTTCCAATGTATCCGTCATTTATATTTGTTAATCCGATAGTTTCTTGTTTTATTGAGTGTTTTCTATGCTTGGTAGTGGTAGTATTTTGGTGTTTTAAGTAGTGATGCTTTGTTGTTCATAAAAATGCCTGTTACTTTGGAGGGCAACTTTGCCGAGGTTACCAACAATAAATTTGGTTTCCTTTTTTTCCCTGTTGCCTAAATTGCTGTTGCTGTTGGATGTTTCAACTATTCTATCCATTAACTGATTGGTTACATGGATGAGCATCCTTGCCAACATTGTCTAGTAAAAGAACATTTTACTTCCAGTTCTTGAAACTTGTGGCCTAGTCAGCCCAGTTGTCAAGTCAGTAGCAACTTGATGTGGTTGAAGTAGTTTTTCCAATTTATCCATCATTGTTATCTGTTAATCATATTGTTTCTTGTTTTATTGAGTGTATTTCCTATGCTTGTTACTGTTAGCATTTCGGTGTTTTAAGTAGTAATGCTTTGTTGTTCACAAAATGCCTGTTACTTGGGAGGGCAACTTTGCCGAGGTTTCCAACAATAAATTTGGTTTCCTTTTTTTCCCTGTTGCCAAAATTACTGTTGCTCCTGGATGCTTCAACTATTCTATCCATTAACTGATTGGTTACATGGATGGGCATCCTTGCTGACATTGTGTAGTAAAAGGACATTTTACTTCCAGTTATTGAAACTTGTAGTGCTCAATTTGCTTTTCTGGTATGAGTTTACTGTAAGATCCTATTTTGCTTTTTGTTGAGCCAATTGTGTTAATGCTTAGATGTTTCATGCATTAAAACTGAATTAGTTTCTTAATAATGATGACATTTCTCATTAACATTGTTATAATTTGAGGCAACTTTGCAGAGGTTACCAAGGTTTAGTTTGGTTTCCTTTTTTTCCCTGTTGCCTATATCATCTATTGCCTGGTTGCTCACTCTCACTGACCTTCATGGTTCTGTGGTAGGCATCCTGGCAAACATCAATTTGATCAATTCTATTTACTGTTTTTTGTTTTTCGACTTGTACCATTGATCTCGTTGAGATCCTGCTTAGTGGTGTTTGTTTAGTGTGATATAGCTCCTTTTCTTGAAAATTCTGAATTGATGCAAATGCTGTTTTTTTAACCAACAGAGGACGTGTCTTTTAATCACCAATGCTGTTTTCTCTCAGCGTCGATTGGTCCATTACATGCTGACTGGCACTGGTCCGGTAAACTGGAAAATCTTGCAAGAATGTATAATGTATTAAGTCTATCATTTAATTATTGAATTTCGTTCGCTTTGAGAAGCCAGTTACTTTATATTTGGTTGGTTTATGCCGGTGACCCAGCGCTATTTCTATGTTTTGTTGGGTTACTGCTATCTGTTTCGGCTGTCATGATTGCTTGCAGATGCAGTGGCGCTGCTAGAGCCTCCGGGAGACTATTTATTTCTCTTCCTAatattaaaatattattttttcGGTAATGGAAGATGCTCCAGCGAATTACCAATTTTATCGCTAATATTAAAATACATTTAGTGATTGTTAAAACACATCTGCCTCTACAGGGGATTCATTCCTCTCTACTCTATCATTAAGATTTGCTACAATGCGTGTAATTAAAAGTACAAACAAGTACTATTGGTAATGGAGTGAAAAATATATAGGATATCAAAGGTGAATAATGTACTGCTGGGAGATTCTCTTTAGGAGGGCCATAGGTCAAACGACGAAAGTAGGTTACGTGGCCGAGCACGGTTAGGGTGGTGTGAGTTTTGGTCGAGCATGGTTAGTGGAAATTGAGCGTAGGACCACTAGTGTGATTTGTGCAAGTTGAGTCGTATGCGAGTCGGTCATGTATTAGCTTTATGTGGCACGTCGACGCAACCATGATCCATATATTGGATGATTATAAATTTTATGTGATGATGTACTACAAAGTAACCAACATTATCACTCTTCACACCTAATGTTTGTCACAATCAATTAAACAATGTGAGCCTAGACATTGTTTCATTTTATTTTTCCTGAATAAAAAACTAGGGGATGCTTTCCTCTGTTGTCCTTTGGTTACACGAGACCATTCATTAAATGCTCATCCGGTGACATAAGTTACGTTGACTAGATAAAGAGTATTTGCATTAAAATCATACAGCTGTAAAATTATTTGAGTTAAAATCGTACAGCTCTAAGAATTTTGTTAATTAGAAGCTTGTGGATACAATATGATCACAAAACATAGATAATAATATATTCCCACCTTAGTGTCCTTTAGTTTCACATGACAATTCATTAAACATGGTGATGTCCACAAAATGACAATAAGTGAATATCCATGTGCTATTCTACACTTGTGTAACTGCGCCTAACTAATTACTGAATAAACTTTTAGTAATAACTATTGTGCACCATTACAGACACCTATTTATTGAATGTGATTTAGTAATATGGCAATTTAGTTCAGTAATTTCTTATTGGTTTGTTTAGTAATTTAATTGCTAGGTGTATAATAATTAGTACACATAATGTGTAGAATAGCATTACCGTGAATGAATAAGCATGAGCCAGAGGATATACCTAGAAACCTTAGAGTTTTTAGAGCTTTATAGTATTCAATATTTGAATTGAAAGCATGTTATAAGACATGATCACCTAATGCTTGAATTGAAAGCATAAGGATACGACATGATCACCAAACATGGAAAAAATCACATGCTTTTCTATGGTGCCCTTTAGTTTCAAATGACAATTACATACTTGTGATGTCCACAAGGTTCTCATCTGCATGAGCTGGAGGATAAATCTAATAACCTTCATAGTTTAGGGCTTTATGGGTTATATTTTGCCTTACCAAAAGGGTTTGGTTGAGGATATGAAATTATCACCAACATAGACAATAGCATATGCTTTCCTCTATTGTCCTTCAATTTCAAATGAGCATTCATTAAATACTCATGTAATCTACAAGGGGCTCAATCCACTTAAAGCTTGTTAGTGATAATCATCGGATAAGCATGAGGCGAAGGATATATCGAAGACTTTTAAAAGTTTTGGAACTTTTTACGTTTAATTTTCTTTGTCTAAATGAAAAGCTAGCTTGAGGATATGACATGGTCAGCCAACGCCTAATGgaaagcttgaggatatgacATGACCATAGGGAAAGGACAACACTACATGCTTTGCTATGGTGCCCCTATGTTTCAAATGACCGTTCATTACACACTCGTGATGTACATAAGGCTCTCATTTCGTGGAAAGCTTGTAAGCAATAATGATCAGTTAATCATAAGTGGAGGATATATCTAATCTAACAACATACAAAAGTTTTTGAGCTCATGGGTTTCATTTATATGCCTTA
Above is a genomic segment from Panicum hallii strain FIL2 chromosome 8, PHallii_v3.1, whole genome shotgun sequence containing:
- the LOC112872468 gene encoding 60S ribosomal protein L18a-like gives rise to the protein MVAHRFHQYQVVGRALPTPGDEHPKIYRMKLWATNEVRAKSKFWYFLRKLKKVKKSNGQVLAINEIFERNPTTIKNYGIWLRYQSRTGYHNMYKEYRDTTLNGAVEQMYNEMASRHRVRSPCIQIIKTATVHFKLCKRDNTKQFHNAKIKFPLVSRLVRPPTRKLKTTFKASRPNLFM